CGAGGGCAAGCTCGACGGGATGGCGATCCGCGTCCCCGTCCCGAACGGCTCGATCACGGACTTCACCGTCGACCTCGAGGAGGACGTCACGAAGGAGGAACTCGAGGAAGCGTTCCGCGACGCGGCAGATAACGAACTCGCCGGCATCCTGGGCTACACCGACGAGGAAATCGTCTCGCGGGACATCATCGGCCTGCCGTTCTCCTCGTACGTCGACCTGGAGGCCTCGATGGTGCTGGAGGACGGCCTCGTGAAGGTCCTGACCTGGTACGACAACGAGTACGGCTTCTCGAACCGGATGCTCGACCTCGCGACGTACGTCGCCGCCGAAGCGGACGACGTCGACGCCGAGGAAGCGGTCGCACAGTAAGCCGACGCCCCATCGGTCCCCGTCTCCGTCTATCGAACTTTTAAGCCCGTTCGCAGCCCTCTTTTCGCTACGATCAACACCATGACGACGTTCAAGACGCTCGACGACCTCGAGGCAGGACAGCAGCTACTGGTACGCATCGACATCAACGCCCCCGTCGAGGACGGGGTCGTTCAGGATAACCGCCGGTTCGCCCGCCACGCGGAGACGCTCGCGGAACTCCTCGAGAACGACCACGCGGTCGCCGTCCTCGCCCACCAGGGCCGGCCCGGCCGGGACACCTTCGTCTCGCTGGAGCAACACGCCGACATCCTCGCGGACCACCTCGACCGGGACGTCGACTTCGTCGCGGACACCTTCGGTGAGGACGCCCTTACGGCCATCGACGACCTCGAGTCCGGCGACGTGCTCGTGCTCGAGAACGCCCGGATGTGCGACGAGGAACTCCCCGAGGAGGAGCCCGAGGTCAAGGCCGAGACGGAGTTCGTCCAGACGCTGGCGCCCGAGTTCGACGCCTACGTCAACGACGCCTACTCGGCGGCCCACCGCTCGCACGCCTCGCTGGTCGGCTTCCCGCTCGTGATGGACGCCTACGCGGGCCGCGTGATGGAGGCCGAATATACGGCTAACTCCGCGATCCAGGAGCAGGAGTTCGACGGCCCCGTCACGATGGTGCTGGGCGGGACGAAGGCCGAGGACCTCATCCCCGTCATCGAGCGGGTCGACGACACCGTCGACCGGTTCTGTCTGGGCGGCATCGTCGGCGAACTGTTCCTGCGCGCGGCCGGCCACGACGTCGGCTACGACGTCGAGGGCACCGAGTTCTTCGACCACCAGTGGGAAGATCATCAGGAGACGATCGAACGCGTTCTCGAGGAGTACGGCGACCGACTGCACCTCGCGAGCGACCTCGCCTACGAGGACGACGGCGAGCGCGCCGAGGAGGCCGTCGAGGACATCGAGAAGGAGACGTCCTATCTGGACGTCGGCTCCGACACCGCCGACGAGTACGCCGGCCTCGTCCGCGAGTCGGAGGCCGTCTTCGTCAAGGGCGCGCTGGGCGTCTTCGAGGACGAGCGGTTCGCCGACGGCACCGTCGACGTGCTCTCGGCCATCGCGGAGACCGACTGCTTCTCCGTGATCGGCGGCGGCGACACCTCCCGCTCGATCGAGATGTACGGCCTCGAGGAGGACGACTTCGGGCACGTCTCGGTCGCCGGCGGCGCCTACGTCCGCGCGCTGACCGGCGAGGGGCTGGTCGGCGTCGACGTACTGGAACGCGCGGCCTGAACTGCAACCCCGTTCAGGCAGCCTGACTCTCACCTATCCTTACCTTCTTGGTGACCGCGCCCCCATCGGTTCGCAGTGGCGACCGAAACCGAACCCGATCCCGGTTCCGACGAGCGATCCCGATACGTCGACGCGAGTGGCGACCCCGAGGCGGCCGTCGACGACGGGAACGGCGACGGCGCCGATCCCGACACCCGCGCCCTCGCCCTCGAGGAGGCCCGCACGACCTTCGACTACCAGGTCGAGCGCCTGCGGGAGATCGACGCCAAGGCGATCGAGATCCTGAAGGCGAACCTGCTGATCATCGGCGTCTTCGTCACCGGGCTGTCGGTCGTCGGGCAGACCGACATCGACGTGCGGGCGTTCGTCAACCCCCACACCGCGTTCGGCGCCGTCCTCATGCTCGTCTCGACGGCGATCGCCGGCGTCACCTACACCACCTCGAACCTGCGCGGCGGCGTCGGCCGGGACGCCCTCGAGGCGGCGCTTTCCGACGGCGCGTTCGCCGAGCGACTCGTGCGCAGCTACGGGGAGTGGATCGAGTACAACGCCGCGGTGACGGCGGTCAACGACGTGCTCGTCACGATCACGGTGCTGCTGATCGTCGATTCGTTCGTCTTCGTCGTGGTCGGGATCGGCGTCGGCGCAGCCGATCTTTCGCCGATCGGCGTCTGGACGTCGTTCGCCGGGCTGACGCTCGTCCTCGGCTACCTGACGCACGTCGCCTATCAGATGGATCACGTCGGCTCCGTCGGTTCGAGCGAGGATCCGACTACGGCGACGTTCGACGGGGTTCGCCTCTCGAAGGGCGCGACGCGCGGGCAGAGCCACGACGCGCTCCGGCGGACCGTCCGGGCGCGCGACGAAGGGACGACCGAGGCCGACGAGCGCGAGCGACATTCCCGCGAAGGGAAGACATAACCCGCCGCTCGCCCCACGTTGAACCATGTCCGATTCTGCGGATTCCGATGCCGACCGTCGAACGGCGGCCCGGACGGCCGTCGAGCAGTGTCTCGAACTCGAGTCCGACGAATCTTGCGTCGTCGTCACCGACGACAAGCGCGAACCCATCGGCGAAGTTCTCTACGAGGTCGCGAGCGAGATCACCGACGACGCGACGATCGTCCGCTACCCGCCGGGCGAGCAACACGGCGCCGAGCCGCCGGCACCCGTCGCGGCCGCACTCGCCGGTGCGGACGCCTTCCTCGCGCCGACGACGAAGAGCCTGAGCCACACCCGCGCCCGCTCCGACGCGACCGACGAGGGCGCTCGCGGCGCGACGCTGCCGGGAATCACCGAGGAGGTGTTCCTCACCGGCCTCGACGCCGACTACGACCGCATTCGCGAGGAGTGCGAACGGATGGTAGACCGGGTCTCCGGCGCCGACGAGGTCCGCGTTACGACCGACCGCGGAACCGACATCACGTTCGCGCTGGGCGATCGTGACTGGTTCGACGACACCGGCGACGTGAGCGAACCCGGCGCCTTCTCCAATCTCCCCGCCGGCGAGGTTTTCATCAGCCCCGAGTCCGCCGAGGGCACCTACGTCGTCGACGGAACGATGCGCCCCCACGGGCTGCTCGAGGAGGGACAGGAACTCGAGTTCGTCGTCGAGGACGGCCTCGTCACCGAGATTTCGGACGACGAGATCCGCCGGCAGGTGGAGGAGGCGGCCGAAGAGGTCGGCGACGCGGCCTACAACCTCGCCGAACTCGGCATCGGGACGAACGTCGGCGTCACCGACCTCGTGGGCTCCGTCCTGCTGGACGAGAAGGCCGCGGGGACGGTCCACATCGCCATCGGCGACAACGCCGGCATCGGCGGCGAGACGGAGGCGCCGCTGCACCTCGACGGTATCGTCCGTGATCCAACCGTCTTCGTCGACGGCGAGGAGATCGAACTGCCGACGCCGAGCGAGCAGTAGCGTCGACGTCCCGTCTTCGATTTTCTATCGAACGTTAAAGTCGCTCGAGCGCATCGTCGTGTTCAATGCCCGACACGCTGAACGAGGACGAACGCGAGTCAGGGTCCGACCTCGAGCCCGCCGACGCCTTCGCCGCGCTCGGGAATCCGATCCGCGTCGAGATTCTGCGCGCGTTTCTCGAGCGCGCGCAGGCGGAGGGAGAGTCCGCCGAGCCGGTCGTCCGGTTCTCGACGCTGCGAAAGACCGTCGGGATCAGGGACTCGGGGCAGTTCCGATACCATCTCGAGCAGCTTCGGGGGCAGTTCATCGAGAAGTGCGACGGGGACGGCGCGGACGCCGGCGGCTACCGACTCACGTACGCCGGCTCGGAGGTGATCAACGCGATCATCGCCGGCACCTACACGGACAGCGAACGGCGCGGCCCCGCTGCCCTCGAGAGCGCCTGCGGCCGCTGCGGGACGGCCGCCCGCGCGAGCTATCGGGACGGCGTACTCGAGGTGACCTGCGAGAACGACCACCCGCTGTTCCTCTGGGCGCTCCCGCCGAACGCGGCGGCCGACGCCTCGCTCGAGGAGATCGTCGACTTGGCGACGACGCTCGCCGTCCAGTCGTACGAACTCGTCGCCGACGGAACCTGCTCGGAGTGTTACTCGCCGGTCGAGCCGGGGATTCGGCTGCTCGAGGGGTGCGACACGGAGACGGACACGGACGACGACGCCACCCCTACCACCGTCGACGGCCGATCCGTTCGCTTCACCGCGCGCTGCGACGCCTGCGGCGCCGGGTGGGACGCCCCGGTCGGCTTCGTCCTGTTCACCCATCCGCGGGTCGAGTCCCTTTATCACCGACGGGGACGGCCGATCCGCAGCCAGTACTGGTGGGACCTCGAGGTCGTCAGCGGCGACGGGGAGGTTGCGATTCTCGAGGCCGACGACGAGCCACAGCGCGTCCGATTGACCGTCGACGTCGGCGACGCACAGGTTCGCGCGACGATCGACGACACGGCGCAGGTCGTCGCCCTCGAGATCGACCGGTCTGCGACGGACGAGTGACAGACGGTCTATAGAAACTCCCTTCGCCAAAGCTTGATTCGCTCGCCGGTGCAAGTGTCAGCGCATGGAGACGCGCCACCCGCTCTCTTCCGATCCCGAGCCCGAATCCGCGGACGATCCGGAGCGACTCTCCGGCATCCGCCGGTTCGTTCCGAGTCCGACGTTGATCGCCACCCTCGGGTTCCTCTCGGTGCCCGGGTTTCTGTACGAACCGCTCGAGGGGCTGCAAGTATTCGCACTCTTTTTCCTGGCCGGACTGTGGCCGCTCGTCGCCGGAATTGGCGGGTTCGTCTACGGGGCGGTGACGCGCGACGGCGGGGCCGAGGCCGACACTGACGCCGAACCCGACGCCGACGCAGCGGAGCCGACCGACTGGATCGATTCGGGCGACCGGGGCGTCAACGCCCGCGCCCTTTTTTCGATGCTCGTCCTGCAGTTTCAGCCGATCCTCTTCGTCACGGGAATCCTCCAGCTGGCCGGCCACATCCCGATCCTCGCTCGCTACCGGGGCGACCTGCCGTCGGCCGAGACCCACGAGAGCGACGTCGACTACCGGCTCCCGCTTGAGGGGACCTGGACCGTCGTCAACGGCAGTCCGGACCGCGAGTACTCCCACTCGTGGGGAATCCTCACCCAGCGGTACGCCTACGATTTCGTGATTACCGACGAGGACGGTCGGACGACCGCGGGCGAGCGCGGGCCGCCCGAGGAGTACTACTGCTTCGGCGAGCCGATCCTCGCGCCGGCCGACGGCGTCGTGGTCAGCACCCGGAACGACCACCGCGACTACCACCGGACGAACGGGTGGATGGATCCGCTCCAGCGCTCCATTCTCGGCAATCACGTCGTTATCGACCACGAGAACGGTGAGTACAGCGTGCTGGCGCACCTCCAGCAGGGCAGCGTCGCCGTCGAACCCGGCGAGCGCGTGGAGCGCGGCCAGCAAATCGCCCGCTGCGGCAACTCCGGAAACACGACCGAACCCCACCTTCACTTCCACCTGCAGGATCGATCGTCGTTCTTCCTCGGGATGGGGCTCCCGATCCGGTTCGACGACGTCCGCACCGACCACCCGCGGACCGGCCCCGAAACGCACGACGAGGTGTACGTCCACGCGGGCCAGCGGGTGGCACACGTCGGCGAGTGAGCACGCGTCGCGCGGCTCGGGCTCGAGCGACGGTTCGGGACGGGTAGTGGCGGGGACGGTCCAATCGCCTTTTCAATGCGTGGCGTCTAGAGCGTGCTATGAGCGATACATCGTCATCGGAGATCCCCGACCGGGTCCCCACGCCCTGTCCCTCGTGCTCGCCGGAGCTCGAGACGGTCCACGAGGTCTTAACCGCCAGCGAGGGCGGCGGGACCGTCACGGTCCGCTGCAGCGAGTGCGGGCACGTCCACAAGGTACAGCCCGAAC
The DNA window shown above is from Halopiger xanaduensis SH-6 and carries:
- a CDS encoding phosphoglycerate kinase, with the translated sequence MTTFKTLDDLEAGQQLLVRIDINAPVEDGVVQDNRRFARHAETLAELLENDHAVAVLAHQGRPGRDTFVSLEQHADILADHLDRDVDFVADTFGEDALTAIDDLESGDVLVLENARMCDEELPEEEPEVKAETEFVQTLAPEFDAYVNDAYSAAHRSHASLVGFPLVMDAYAGRVMEAEYTANSAIQEQEFDGPVTMVLGGTKAEDLIPVIERVDDTVDRFCLGGIVGELFLRAAGHDVGYDVEGTEFFDHQWEDHQETIERVLEEYGDRLHLASDLAYEDDGERAEEAVEDIEKETSYLDVGSDTADEYAGLVRESEAVFVKGALGVFEDERFADGTVDVLSAIAETDCFSVIGGGDTSRSIEMYGLEEDDFGHVSVAGGAYVRALTGEGLVGVDVLERAA
- a CDS encoding aminopeptidase — protein: MSDSADSDADRRTAARTAVEQCLELESDESCVVVTDDKREPIGEVLYEVASEITDDATIVRYPPGEQHGAEPPAPVAAALAGADAFLAPTTKSLSHTRARSDATDEGARGATLPGITEEVFLTGLDADYDRIREECERMVDRVSGADEVRVTTDRGTDITFALGDRDWFDDTGDVSEPGAFSNLPAGEVFISPESAEGTYVVDGTMRPHGLLEEGQELEFVVEDGLVTEISDDEIRRQVEEAAEEVGDAAYNLAELGIGTNVGVTDLVGSVLLDEKAAGTVHIAIGDNAGIGGETEAPLHLDGIVRDPTVFVDGEEIELPTPSEQ
- a CDS encoding DUF7351 domain-containing protein gives rise to the protein MPDTLNEDERESGSDLEPADAFAALGNPIRVEILRAFLERAQAEGESAEPVVRFSTLRKTVGIRDSGQFRYHLEQLRGQFIEKCDGDGADAGGYRLTYAGSEVINAIIAGTYTDSERRGPAALESACGRCGTAARASYRDGVLEVTCENDHPLFLWALPPNAAADASLEEIVDLATTLAVQSYELVADGTCSECYSPVEPGIRLLEGCDTETDTDDDATPTTVDGRSVRFTARCDACGAGWDAPVGFVLFTHPRVESLYHRRGRPIRSQYWWDLEVVSGDGEVAILEADDEPQRVRLTVDVGDAQVRATIDDTAQVVALEIDRSATDE
- a CDS encoding M23 family metallopeptidase translates to METRHPLSSDPEPESADDPERLSGIRRFVPSPTLIATLGFLSVPGFLYEPLEGLQVFALFFLAGLWPLVAGIGGFVYGAVTRDGGAEADTDAEPDADAAEPTDWIDSGDRGVNARALFSMLVLQFQPILFVTGILQLAGHIPILARYRGDLPSAETHESDVDYRLPLEGTWTVVNGSPDREYSHSWGILTQRYAYDFVITDEDGRTTAGERGPPEEYYCFGEPILAPADGVVVSTRNDHRDYHRTNGWMDPLQRSILGNHVVIDHENGEYSVLAHLQQGSVAVEPGERVERGQQIARCGNSGNTTEPHLHFHLQDRSSFFLGMGLPIRFDDVRTDHPRTGPETHDEVYVHAGQRVAHVGE